CGCTTCGTGCTGAATACCCACCACCACCCCGATCACTTTCTCGGTAATCAGGCTTTTAAGGACAGTTCTATCTACGCACTCCCCGACACCGGGAAGCTGATTGCTCAACAGGGTAATGCATTTGCTGAAAATATGTATCGGATGGTCGGGGACTGGATGCGTTCAACTGAGGTGCATCTGCCTGATAAACCGTTAACGATGAGTCGGTTAGTTTTAGGGGAGCACCGGTTTCGCTTCCTCAGTATGACCGGACATGCAGGAGCTGATCTGGTGGTTTTAGATGAAACCACAGGCGTGCTGTTTGCGGCGGATATCGTATTTTATCAGCGCGCACTGACAACCCCGCATACCCCGGACCTGAAACAGTGGATAGCAGACCTCACACAGCTTGAACAACTGAATTTCCAATGGCTGGTACCCGGACATGGCCCTGTCTCTGAAGGGACGGTGGCCATCGTACAGATGCGAGATTACCTGACATGGCTGGATAAGCGCCTGAGTCAGGCGGCAGAGCAGGGGTTGAGTATGAATGAGGTTATTGAACTACCGCTGGATAGTCGTTTTGCCGGGCTGGCGGTTGCCAGAAAAGAGTATATTCGCAGTGTGGCGCATCTTTATGAACGTTATGAAAATGCGATGTTTCAGTAATCAGGAAAAGGATAATTCGCAATGATTGCAACGATGCCGGAACGGGTGCCGGCTTTAAGTGCGCACTGTAGGCTTTATTTCGACGGTCAGCACAACCGATGGGTGTTTAAAGCGCCGCAGCAGATTATGTTTCCAGATCAGTTTACGTTGGCCGTACTACAGGCCTGTGACGGCCATTGCAGTGAACAGCAGATAGCCCGTTCATTGGTTGCATGTCCAACACGAGAGAGTGTGACTATTGACGATGTTCTGGATCTGTTGGATGAGTTCGAACGGCGAGGGTATCTCTCTGTTATGAGCGCTGCAGGATGATTGTCCGCCACCACTCGAGCAAGTATTACTACTAAGTAAGTAGAAAACTCATTCCCCCGGTTAATTGTTGAAATGCTGGTTAATTCCGAAAATATGGACAGGTCTGGGCTCTGCATCCAGCCCTGTCGAGAGTCAGAAAATAAGAACATCCTTAATTAAGGAGCATTGCAATGAAAAAGTTCGGCGGCAGTTTTGCTGTAACAGCATTGGTAACAGCAATGTCTGTATCAGGTATCGCGCAAGCGGGTGTGACTGATAAAGATATAATGCAAGACCAGATGACTGTAGAAGACGTGGTATCCAATGGTTTGGGCCCAAGGGGGCAACGTTACAGCCCGCTGGATATGATCAATACTGACACTGTTCAGGATATGCGCCCGGTGTGGGCTTTCTCTTTCGGTGGAGAGAAACAGCGGGGCCAGGAATCCCAGCCAATGGTCAAAGATGGCGTTATGTACGTAACGGCGTCTTACTCGCGAGTATTTGCGGTAGATACTAGAACCGGTGATGAGCTTTGGGAATACAATGCTCGCCTGCCCGATGGAATTATGCCTTGTTGTGATGTCATCAACCGGGGTGTAGCGCTTTACGGTGATCTGGTTATCTTTGGTACTCTGGATGCTAAGTTAGTTGCTCTGGATGCAAAGACCGGTAAGGTAAAGTGGAAGAAGAAGGTAGCCGATTATAAAGAGGGCTACTCAATCACAGCCGCGCCTATTGTTGTAGATGGCAAGATCATAACCGGTGTTTCCGGTGGTGAATTTGGTATCGTCGGTAAAGTTGAAGCGTACGATGCGACTACCGGTAAGATTTTATGGACCCGACCGACTGTAGAAGGTCATATGGGTTACATCTGGAAAGATGGTAAGAAGGTTGAAAACGGTATTTCCGGTGGTAAAGCAGGCGAGACATGGCCTGGCGATCTGTGGAAGAGTGGCGGCGCAGCAACCTGGCTGGGTGGAACCTATGATCCGGATACTAAGTCTTTGTTCATCGGAACGGGTAACCCGGCGCCGTGGAACTCGCATATGCGACCTGGCGATAACCTGTTCTCTTCATCTCGTCTGGCGATCGATCCTGATACCGGTAAAATCAAATGGCACTTCCAGACGACGCCTCATGACGGTTGGGATTACGATGGTGTAAACGAGCTGATCTCTTTTGATTATAAAGAGGGTGGTAAAACCGTTAAAGCCGCAGCAACCGCTGACCGTAACGGTTATATGTACGTACTTAATCGTACTAATGGCGATTACATCCGTGGCTTCCCGTTCGTTGATGAGATCACCTGGGCGAAAGGTCTCGATGATAATGGACGACCTATCTATAACGAATCAATTCGTCCGGGTAACCCAACGGCGTCTGAAGACGGTAAGAAAGGATCATCTGTACGTGCAGTGCCAGCATTCCTGGGTGGTAAGAACTGGATGCCTATGGGCTTCAGTCAGGACACAGGCTTGTTCTATGTGCCTTCTAACGAATGGGCGATGGATATCTGGAACGAACCAACAGCCTATAAGAAAGGCGCAGCCTACTTAGGTGCGGGCTTCACCATCAAACCGATGAATGATAGCCATATCGGTGTTCTGAAAGCGATGGATCCGAAAACGGGTAAAGAAGTATGGCGCTACCAGAACTACGCTCCGCTCTGGGGTGGCGTACTGGCAACAGCGGGTAATCTGGTGTTTATTGGTACACCTGAGGGTTACCTGAAAGGTTTCGATGCGAAAACAGGTGAGCTGAAATATGAGTTCAATACCGGTTCTGGTATCGTTGGTTCACCTATTACCTGGAAGCAGGATGGCGAGCAATTCCTTTCAATCGTATCCGGCTGGGGTGGTGCAGTACCGCTTTGGGGTGGTGAAGTTGCTAAGCGTGTTAAACACTTGAACCAGGGTGGTTCTGTGTGGACGTTCAAGCTTCCTAAGTCTTAAGTTTAGGCAGGCATTAAAAAAGGCTGATGCTCACGCATCAGCCTTTTTTTGTTTATAGCGTTGGCTCGCTGCTGTTTATCCGGGCAATAATTACCCTGAAGATAGTCTGTGTTGTTAAGAGGCAATATTACTCATTGACCAGTTGATCGCATGTGAAATAAGCACCTTCACCCGCGTCCAGGGCTTTGCTTATGCGAGGAAGAAGCTGGTTTAGCTTATCCTTTAACTGCCAGGGTGGATTGATGACAATCATTCCAGAGGCGGTCATTCCCCGTTCTACCGAGTCTGGCTCAAGGCCGAGTTCAAATCGTTGGATGTTTTTAATGCCACTTTTTATAAAGCGTTTTTCCAGTTGGTTTATTCTTTGACGATCGACTACCGGATACCAGAGTGCATAGGTTCCTGTAGCGAACTTGCTGTGGGCCTGCTGCACCAGTCTGAAAACAGCCTCGTAATCAGTCTTCAATTCATAGGATGGGTCAATCAGTATTAAACCCCTGCGTGATACGGGCGGTAATAAACCTAAAACATTGCTCAGGCTGTCTTCATTCATGACCTTAATAGAGCGATGTCGGGCTGTATTTTGCTTTAGAAGGTTAAAGTCTTTTGGATGAAGCTCGTATAACCAGGCTTTATCCTTTTTACGTAAGTATTGGGCCGCTATCAGTGGAGAACCTGGATAAAAACGTAATTTCCCATCTTTATTACACTCATCGATAGCATCAAAATAGCTTTTAAGTTCGGGCCATTTGTCGTTTTTAAGCTTACTGATGCCCCCCCTGGTGCTCACCGAGTTTGGTGGCTGTTTCAGAATAGAGGTCATATAAACCTGCACCCGAGTGGGTGTCTATGTAATCAAAGGGCTTATCTTTCTGCGTCAGGTGCTCAAGAATTTCGACCAGCACTATGTGTTTAAGTACGTCGGCAAAGTTGCCTGCATGAAACGAGTGTCTATAGCTTAGCAAAGCGGAATCCTGGTCAGATAGTAGTAATAGATGCAGACTATCGTTTGATTCTGTGATCTGGTCAAGAGAGTGGTCGGTAAAAATCTACGGGTTGCTGAAAATAATGTCTTTTTAATAGGCTTTAGTTAGTTGGTTATAACAGATCTTCAATAAACCAGGCTGAAAAGGCATGCCGGCCAGGCAGTCCTGCTTTATGGTAGATAGAGGATGCTTGCTGGCGGATTGTTTTTTCAGCCGTGCCCCGTAAGGCCGCGACCTCTTTCAGGCTGTAGCCTTTAAGCAGCATCTGCCCCACATCTTTTTCACTGTTTGTGAGCTGCCAGGTATCGAATTGCTCGGTTATTGCTTGTCTGAGTTGATGTCGGGCTGCCAGAACGGTTTCGGAGTCTGGCATGGGCATGGTTTTTACCTGCTCCAGTTCCGAGTTCAATCGCCTGATCTGAGCGCGTTTGAGTACACTGTCTATGATCAGCCAGCAGAGAAAGATTAGTGCGATAAGCAGAACAATCGCTTCCTGAAAAAGGTGGAGGGCGCTGGCACCATGGGAAATATCTGCCGCTATATCGCTACCACTGGCGATGACCACAACCGCCAGAAAAAGCATCATTAAATAGTCCTGTAAAAAATGCTTCAACACGTTAGCTTCCTGTTCTTATTTTTATGGTACACCTGAGAGGTGTTATTAACAGATTGATTTAACAGTATTAAATTTATAAACAATAATAGTAATGCTTTTCTTCCTTAAACTTAACCGATATGAGAAAAATGTCCGAAAAATTTATGAGCGATACAGGTATGCTGGCTTCGTTTATAGAGTTTGGTCAGAGGCTTAATCTTTGGAATAAGGGTATGCAATATCCCTTGTATAAAAACTGAGGCAGTGGCAAAGTAAATCGAATTGTTAATTTCGGCGATATATGGATGTGTAATTGCTTGTTCGTAAACGGATAAGTCGTCTGGCAAGGTGCTGACTCCGGACAGTAAAAATGCGGGTTTATGTTAGCTTACGGAAAAGTAGTTCACTCAAGTACTAATGCACTGATGCTGATTACAGCCGCTGTTATCGGCTTATTAATCACCATTGTCGCTTACCAATACACCATCGGAACCGAGCAGGAGCATCAGCAGTTAGTTGTTGCTCAGGCGGCTACTGAACAGCGTGCGCAGTTGCAGAGCAGCGTGAATAGTACCGTTGAAATCCTTGATTCAATTGCGAAGCTTGTTGCTCACAGCGATAAGATAAGCAGCCAAACGTTTAAATCATTCACTCAGCCAATATTTAAGCGCCACGCAGAACTCTTTGCGCTGCATTGGATTCCACGTGTCAGTCACAATAATCGAGATCAATTCGAACGGCTGCTAAATGCACAGGGTATCACTAAGGGGATCTCGTCTCTTAATACGCAATTAAATAGTTTGGTGTCAGCATCAGACCGAGAGGTTTACTACCCAATTTTATACTCAGAGCCCTATGCGCTTAATCATAGCGTCATAGGTTTAGACGCCTATTCGCGCAGACTCAATGCAGAGGTTATTGATCAGCTATTAAATGGCTCAGCCGAATTTCTATCGACAGCGCCTTTTCAGCTGGTTCAGGATGAGATGGACAGTATGTCCGTTGTGTTTTTTCGATCAGTGTATGATCTTTCTTCGAGCCAGGAAAAACCGGTATTAAAAGGCTTTATTGCTGCTTTGGTGAAACCCCAGATTCTACTGGATAAGCAAATCAAAGCAGATATAGGTCTGGCTATAAAGCTTGAAGATGTAACCAGTGGGAGCGGAGTGCAAATAGGCGTCACTAATCATCAGCAAAGTAAGCTTGCTGGTGGGTCATACATGACAGAGTTTATGGTGTTAGGACGTAACTGGTCGTTACAGATTATTGGAGGTGAAGAGGCTACTTCCGGGCATAGCTCTGCAAGCTTGATACTGGTATTCGGATTCCTGTTTACACTAATGTTAGTTGTTGTACTGTCACGATTGATGATTGCCCACAGACAGGTGCAGCTGGAACGGGATAGAGCGCAAAGTTATCTCGATACCGTGGATACCATTATGTTGGTATTAGATCGGGAAGGTTGCATTAAAATGATCAACCGTAAAGGTTGCGAAGTACTGGGGTATAACCCGATAGAGCTGATGAGTAAGCAGTGGTTCAGTGATAGCTTTATGGTTGACAGCAGAGAGGAACAAAAGCGATTTGATGTATTAATGAGTAGTGCTCTGGTGGACGACAATCTGTTCCTGAGTGAAAGTAAAGTCTGTACCCGAAATGGCTTGATGCGTCTGATTTCGTGGCGTAATAACAGGCGCTTTAATGGAAAGGGAGAGGTGGCAGGGGTGCTGTGTTCGGGTAGCGATATTACTGAACAGCGGCATGCAGAGTTGCAGGATAAACTGCGCAGTAGGGCGATGGAGGCTACATTGCGCGGGGAGTCATTGAGTTATGTGCTTGATCTGGTGTTGACGGGTATTGAAAGACAATATCCTGGTGCACTGTGTTCTATTTTACTGCTGGATAAGACCGGCAAGCATCTACTTAACTGTGCAGGTCCTTCAATACCGGAAGGGTACAAAACGGCTATTCACGGGGTAGAGATAGGTGATGGCGTGGGTTCATGTGGCACGGCGGCATTTCGCCGTAAACGTGTGGTTGTTGAGGATATCGCAACACACCCTTATTGGTCTCTTTTCAAAGATTTAGCCTTAAGTCACAATCTTCGTAGCTGCTGGTCAGAACCCATCTTTGGTAAAAAAGACCAGCTTAAAGGCACCTTTGCTATCTACCATGAGAAACCTTCGCTGCCCAGCGATGAAGATCTGGAACTGATTACCAGTATGGCTGCGTTTATCAGTCTTCTCATTGAAGAGTTTCAGATGGAAGAAACGTTGCTTGAGATGGCAAATACAGATGGGCTAACGGGATTGAATAACCGGCGAAAATTGTTAGAAAGCCTTAAAGGAGAGTTTGTGCGAGCGAAACGATATGATCGCTCATTCAGCCTCTGTATGTTAGATCTGGATTACTTTAAAAAGATTAACGACCAATATGGCCATGATGCAGGGGATCAGGTGCTTAAGGCGGTCTCAGACTGCCTTGTGGAAGAACTGCGAGAAAGCGATATAGCGGGTCGTATTGGCGGTGAAGAGTTTGCGCTGTTATTACCGGATACAACACTGAGTCAGGCGGCGGAGTTTTCCGAGCGGTTGAGGGGTAAGGTAGAGCGGCTTAGTGTGGAGCTCAGAACAGGAGAGCAGGTAACACTTACGACCTCAATCGGAGTCGCCGAGTATGCTTCTGCCATGACACTGTCTACAGATATACTCCGTCTTGCCGATCAGCGTCTTTACGAGGCGAAAGGTAATGGCCGAAATCAGGTAAGCATGGGCGCTTAACGCTATTAAGGTCGCTATATTTCAGGTTGCTCCAGGTGAATATGACAATAGTTCACTAACTGATGGGTAAGCTGCTGGCTGAAATTTGATACCAGGTTCCAGCTGTGCCAGTAAAGTGGAACTTCTAAACTCATGCCGGCAGCAATCTCTTTTACTTCTCCACTGTTTATCTGAGCGTTCATCTGAAGGTCAGGTACCATTCCCCAGGCAAGTCCCCGCCTTATCAGTTCGGTAAAGGCTTCTGATGAGGGAACCCTGTGACGTGGATAACGCTCAACTCCGGGAAAAAATGCAGAGATGAAATTATCCTGCAAATCATCTTTTTCGTTATATTCAACAGCCGGTGCATTGGTTAAAGCTTCACTAGAAACACCCTGAGGAAAATAACGCTCGATATACTCAGGGCTGGCCAGTGCAAGGTACCGGCTGATGCCGAGTGGTACGGCGTTACCTCCTTGTAATGGCTTGCTGCTGGCACTGATGCAGCCCAGAACATCCCCCTGTTTTAATAGCTGATGAGTCTGTTCCTGATCATCGACTCTAAGGTCGAGTAGTACCGGGCTTTGTTCTAATAATGGCTGCATCGCTGCCATAAACCAGGTGGCCAGACTGTCGGCATTGAGGCCGATGGTCAAACGGGTAAAGCCTTCTTCCTGTGTGTTAGACAGGCTATGCAATAACTCACTTTGGAGCAGGCTAACCTGATGATAATGTCGCTGGAGTTGCTGTCCTGCAGGGGTGAGTTTTAAGGGTTGGCTACGAATTAACAGGAGTTGCCCCGTTGATTCTTCCAGCTGTTTAATACGTTGAGAAATGGCTGATTGTGTCAGGAAGAGCCGTTTAGCGGCGCGGTCAAAGCTTTGCTCTTCAATCACTGTCGCTAAGGCCTGTAGTTGGCGAAAATCAAGCAAGGTACACCATTATTAATTTTGCTAATGAAATATAAATATTATTAGTTTTACTAATTATAGTCGACTCTTTACTCTGTTATTACTCAATAACAGCGTTGGAATAAGAATGCTTCTCTCGTTATCTCTACCGACACCTTTTTTTACCGGATTAGCGACCAGCGCAGGCCTTATCATTGCGATAGGCGCCCAAAACGCTTTCGTCCTGAGTCAGGGAGTCAGGCGTGAATATCACTGGCCGATAGCAGGACTGTGCAGCTTTATTGATGCGGTGCTTATTGTGCTGGGTATTGCGGGCATGGGCGTACTCATCGGGCAATCTGAGGTGATACTGCAAATAATTACCTGGGGAGGAGCTCTATTTCTCTTCTGGTACGGCGCGAATGCGCTGAGATCGGCGCTACGCAGTGAAGCCCTTGATCTTTCTGAGAGTCAGTTTTCCGGTCTGCAATCAGCCTTGCTGACGACGCTTGCACTGAGTTTACTGAACCCTCATGTGTATCTGGATACACTGGTTTTGTTGGGTGGAATAGGGGGGCGTTATCCTGAAGGTGATCGCTACTGGTTTGGCGCCGGTGCCGCTCTGTTTTCCTTCGTCTGGTTTTTCTCTTTAAGTCTAGGTGCGCGCTGGCTGGCACCACTTTTCCGCAACCCGCTTAGTTGGCGGGTATTAGATGGGTTGGTGTGTATTATGATGTGGACCCTTGCCGGATTGTTGCTCAGCGATAATCTGGTATAGCGCTGATCGATAATCCGGCAAGCGTTCTTGCTCAGCGTTTCAGTGTTCGATTTACAATTTGAGACAGGTCGGTCACCAGCATCGC
The genomic region above belongs to Amphritea japonica ATCC BAA-1530 and contains:
- a CDS encoding quinoprotein relay system zinc metallohydrolase 1, which produces MKSLLAVFLLVLCSSVYSAPLEYNLTAQEIASGTWVVEGKQEDFSRANGGNIVNTAFVVTGDGVVLIDTGPSLRYGTELRQLIGSVTDQPIRFVLNTHHHPDHFLGNQAFKDSSIYALPDTGKLIAQQGNAFAENMYRMVGDWMRSTEVHLPDKPLTMSRLVLGEHRFRFLSMTGHAGADLVVLDETTGVLFAADIVFYQRALTTPHTPDLKQWIADLTQLEQLNFQWLVPGHGPVSEGTVAIVQMRDYLTWLDKRLSQAAEQGLSMNEVIELPLDSRFAGLAVARKEYIRSVAHLYERYENAMFQ
- a CDS encoding PQQ-dependent methanol/ethanol family dehydrogenase gives rise to the protein MKKFGGSFAVTALVTAMSVSGIAQAGVTDKDIMQDQMTVEDVVSNGLGPRGQRYSPLDMINTDTVQDMRPVWAFSFGGEKQRGQESQPMVKDGVMYVTASYSRVFAVDTRTGDELWEYNARLPDGIMPCCDVINRGVALYGDLVIFGTLDAKLVALDAKTGKVKWKKKVADYKEGYSITAAPIVVDGKIITGVSGGEFGIVGKVEAYDATTGKILWTRPTVEGHMGYIWKDGKKVENGISGGKAGETWPGDLWKSGGAATWLGGTYDPDTKSLFIGTGNPAPWNSHMRPGDNLFSSSRLAIDPDTGKIKWHFQTTPHDGWDYDGVNELISFDYKEGGKTVKAAATADRNGYMYVLNRTNGDYIRGFPFVDEITWAKGLDDNGRPIYNESIRPGNPTASEDGKKGSSVRAVPAFLGGKNWMPMGFSQDTGLFYVPSNEWAMDIWNEPTAYKKGAAYLGAGFTIKPMNDSHIGVLKAMDPKTGKEVWRYQNYAPLWGGVLATAGNLVFIGTPEGYLKGFDAKTGELKYEFNTGSGIVGSPITWKQDGEQFLSIVSGWGGAVPLWGGEVAKRVKHLNQGGSVWTFKLPKS
- a CDS encoding 23S rRNA (adenine(2030)-N(6))-methyltransferase RlmJ; the protein is MTSILKQPPNSVSTRGGISKLKNDKWPELKSYFDAIDECNKDGKLRFYPGSPLIAAQYLRKKDKAWLYELHPKDFNLLKQNTARHRSIKVMNEDSLSNVLGLLPPVSRRGLILIDPSYELKTDYEAVFRLVQQAHSKFATGTYALWYPVVDRQRINQLEKRFIKSGIKNIQRFELGLEPDSVERGMTASGMIVINPPWQLKDKLNQLLPRISKALDAGEGAYFTCDQLVNE
- the rlmJ gene encoding 23S rRNA (adenine(2030)-N(6))-methyltransferase RlmJ, which translates into the protein MLSYRHSFHAGNFADVLKHIVLVEILEHLTQKDKPFDYIDTHSGAGLYDLYSETATKLGEHQGGHQ
- a CDS encoding helix-turn-helix transcriptional regulator is translated as MMLFLAVVVIASGSDIAADISHGASALHLFQEAIVLLIALIFLCWLIIDSVLKRAQIRRLNSELEQVKTMPMPDSETVLAARHQLRQAITEQFDTWQLTNSEKDVGQMLLKGYSLKEVAALRGTAEKTIRQQASSIYHKAGLPGRHAFSAWFIEDLL
- a CDS encoding diguanylate cyclase — translated: MLITAAVIGLLITIVAYQYTIGTEQEHQQLVVAQAATEQRAQLQSSVNSTVEILDSIAKLVAHSDKISSQTFKSFTQPIFKRHAELFALHWIPRVSHNNRDQFERLLNAQGITKGISSLNTQLNSLVSASDREVYYPILYSEPYALNHSVIGLDAYSRRLNAEVIDQLLNGSAEFLSTAPFQLVQDEMDSMSVVFFRSVYDLSSSQEKPVLKGFIAALVKPQILLDKQIKADIGLAIKLEDVTSGSGVQIGVTNHQQSKLAGGSYMTEFMVLGRNWSLQIIGGEEATSGHSSASLILVFGFLFTLMLVVVLSRLMIAHRQVQLERDRAQSYLDTVDTIMLVLDREGCIKMINRKGCEVLGYNPIELMSKQWFSDSFMVDSREEQKRFDVLMSSALVDDNLFLSESKVCTRNGLMRLISWRNNRRFNGKGEVAGVLCSGSDITEQRHAELQDKLRSRAMEATLRGESLSYVLDLVLTGIERQYPGALCSILLLDKTGKHLLNCAGPSIPEGYKTAIHGVEIGDGVGSCGTAAFRRKRVVVEDIATHPYWSLFKDLALSHNLRSCWSEPIFGKKDQLKGTFAIYHEKPSLPSDEDLELITSMAAFISLLIEEFQMEETLLEMANTDGLTGLNNRRKLLESLKGEFVRAKRYDRSFSLCMLDLDYFKKINDQYGHDAGDQVLKAVSDCLVEELRESDIAGRIGGEEFALLLPDTTLSQAAEFSERLRGKVERLSVELRTGEQVTLTTSIGVAEYASAMTLSTDILRLADQRLYEAKGNGRNQVSMGA
- a CDS encoding LysR family transcriptional regulator ArgP, translating into MLDFRQLQALATVIEEQSFDRAAKRLFLTQSAISQRIKQLEESTGQLLLIRSQPLKLTPAGQQLQRHYHQVSLLQSELLHSLSNTQEEGFTRLTIGLNADSLATWFMAAMQPLLEQSPVLLDLRVDDQEQTHQLLKQGDVLGCISASSKPLQGGNAVPLGISRYLALASPEYIERYFPQGVSSEALTNAPAVEYNEKDDLQDNFISAFFPGVERYPRHRVPSSEAFTELIRRGLAWGMVPDLQMNAQINSGEVKEIAAGMSLEVPLYWHSWNLVSNFSQQLTHQLVNYCHIHLEQPEI
- a CDS encoding LysE/ArgO family amino acid transporter gives rise to the protein MLLSLSLPTPFFTGLATSAGLIIAIGAQNAFVLSQGVRREYHWPIAGLCSFIDAVLIVLGIAGMGVLIGQSEVILQIITWGGALFLFWYGANALRSALRSEALDLSESQFSGLQSALLTTLALSLLNPHVYLDTLVLLGGIGGRYPEGDRYWFGAGAALFSFVWFFSLSLGARWLAPLFRNPLSWRVLDGLVCIMMWTLAGLLLSDNLV